The Acidicapsa acidisoli genome contains a region encoding:
- a CDS encoding tetratricopeptide repeat protein yields the protein MDSQTRHALKQDKFVQTTQSGVSWVGEHRSTVIRYSVVFVVVLAVLIAGLVVYTQRSQAASSALGSALDVYSAQLAQPGQPLENGIYATAVDRAKAANQKFVQVASQYGWLPEGAKAHYFAGLTYAELGQNGPAETELKAAAGAWDGNLASLAKFALAGFYHQTSRDAQAIDLYNGLIAKPTASVPAFSSQLALADLYASSGKTEQAKQIWAKVRDADKTGAAGSIAAEKLNAKK from the coding sequence GTGGATTCCCAAACGCGTCACGCGCTCAAACAGGACAAATTCGTACAGACCACCCAATCCGGCGTTAGCTGGGTGGGGGAACATCGGTCCACTGTCATTCGTTACTCGGTCGTTTTTGTGGTTGTGCTGGCGGTGCTGATTGCCGGCCTTGTGGTTTACACGCAGCGCTCTCAAGCGGCGTCGTCCGCGCTTGGCTCGGCGCTGGACGTTTACAGCGCGCAGCTGGCCCAGCCGGGACAGCCGCTGGAAAACGGAATTTACGCAACGGCGGTCGATCGCGCGAAGGCTGCCAATCAGAAATTTGTGCAGGTGGCGAGCCAGTATGGATGGCTGCCGGAAGGCGCGAAGGCGCATTACTTTGCCGGTTTGACCTATGCCGAACTGGGCCAGAATGGCCCGGCGGAGACGGAACTGAAGGCTGCCGCGGGGGCGTGGGACGGAAATCTTGCGAGTCTGGCGAAGTTTGCGCTGGCTGGTTTCTACCACCAGACGAGCCGCGACGCGCAGGCCATCGATCTCTACAACGGGCTGATCGCCAAGCCGACGGCCTCTGTTCCGGCGTTTAGCTCGCAGCTTGCGCTGGCGGATCTTTATGCTTCTTCCGGAAAGACCGAGCAGGCCAAGCAGATCTGGGCCAAGGTGAGGGACGCGGACAAGACCGGCGCCGCTGGTTCGATTGCCGCGGAAAAGCTGAACGCGAAGAAGTAG
- a CDS encoding AAA family ATPase: MDRFVIISGCSGGGKSTLLSELNRRGHAVVEEPGRRIVQEETQRNGSALPWVDMDAFLHRAIELALADRATASTLEGWVFFDRGLIDAASGLQQLTGEPVLASLSHAHRYHRRVFLTPPWPEIYQTDSERRHDLDLAIAEYTRLLDAYPSLGYEVFLLPKVSVEERADFVLNILKEAP, from the coding sequence ATGGACCGGTTCGTGATCATATCCGGCTGTTCCGGAGGCGGTAAATCGACCCTCCTCAGCGAGCTCAATCGACGCGGCCATGCAGTCGTGGAGGAACCCGGCCGGCGAATTGTTCAAGAAGAAACCCAGCGCAACGGCTCCGCCCTCCCTTGGGTCGACATGGATGCCTTCCTGCATCGCGCAATCGAACTGGCGCTTGCAGACCGGGCGACGGCGAGCACGCTGGAGGGATGGGTCTTCTTCGATCGAGGATTGATTGACGCAGCTTCCGGTCTTCAACAGTTAACCGGCGAGCCGGTGTTGGCTTCGCTCAGCCACGCGCACCGCTATCACAGGCGTGTCTTCCTGACCCCGCCCTGGCCGGAGATTTACCAAACGGATTCAGAGCGGCGTCACGATCTGGACCTCGCGATTGCCGAATACACACGGCTGCTCGACGCCTACCCTTCCCTCGGCTATGAGGTCTTCCTTCTGCCAAAGGTGAGCGTGGAAGAACGTGCGGACTTCGTTCTCAATATTCTGAAAGAAGCTCCGTAG
- a CDS encoding ABC transporter permease: MHAMVQDLRYAVRQLRKSPGFTFTAIVSLALGIGATTAVFSVIYGILLDPYPYVNNDRMVHLGLVNSAGQRNGFGLTAGQWQELRKSPVVEDSFIADGWSLTVTGKDVPEDVEAGFFSSNSFNFFGVPAYLGRGLLPSDAIDGQDPSPVVVLSYKFWKRYYNGDPAVVGRTMQMVHKDYAIIGVAAQRFTWFDADVYVPQKVTQDREHAFDCEVRLKPGVTHAAADAALQTMMEQFQKETPNHFPTGSFKVNVRGLNDDFLEQLGGTLSLLFAAVALLLLIGCGNVSILLLARGTARQHEFAIRSAIGAGRRRMISQLLTESLLLSLTGAALGVLLAYVSLAKIVAWLPNGSFPHEAAIHINVPVLCFSVAVAILTGVLFGLWPALQLSRPEVSQVMQSSTRKVAGSVQGRRTLSTLIGGQIALTLLMLTGAGAALEGFLKLMNTRLGYDPHNIMSVGIPVHENTFKTWEERSNYFEHLREKVAAVPGVEIAGISTNATPPDNGNNTKFEIVGKPTTEEHPGRLNFVSPEYFPALRITLSQGRIWDDAENRRAAKLVVVNESFVRKYFSGGDALGQLIRVPAQDNPPFNLLAPGAKDAGDFATLRVVGVIEDKRDDGLRKPIQPEAFVPYTLFMRMWTQILVKTKVPPLTLLHEIQKQIVSVNADQQTAGDVQDLEHWIMGTTEYQQGNLISWLFGSFAVLALALAAVGLYSVVAYSVVQRTNEFGIRMALGAQRGHVLKIVFYSILVSVGGGVIAGLVLALALNKVVAQWAEGSSRDPLMLVGATLVLSGVAAVACAIPARRASRVDPMVALRYE; this comes from the coding sequence ATGCACGCTATGGTTCAGGATCTCCGCTATGCTGTGCGCCAGTTGCGCAAGTCACCCGGATTTACATTTACTGCGATTGTTTCGCTGGCGCTGGGGATTGGCGCGACTACGGCTGTCTTCAGTGTGATTTATGGGATTCTGCTGGACCCTTACCCGTATGTGAATAACGACCGGATGGTGCATCTGGGGCTGGTGAATTCAGCGGGGCAGCGGAATGGGTTTGGGCTGACGGCGGGGCAGTGGCAGGAGTTGCGGAAGTCGCCGGTGGTGGAGGACTCGTTCATCGCCGATGGATGGAGTTTGACGGTTACGGGCAAGGATGTTCCGGAGGATGTGGAGGCGGGGTTTTTCTCGTCGAATTCGTTTAACTTCTTTGGCGTGCCGGCGTATCTGGGGCGGGGATTGCTGCCTTCGGATGCGATTGATGGGCAGGACCCGAGCCCGGTGGTGGTGCTGAGTTACAAGTTCTGGAAGAGGTATTACAACGGCGATCCCGCGGTGGTTGGGCGCACGATGCAGATGGTGCATAAGGACTACGCCATTATTGGCGTGGCTGCTCAGCGATTTACGTGGTTTGACGCGGATGTTTACGTGCCGCAGAAGGTTACGCAGGATCGGGAGCATGCGTTCGATTGCGAGGTAAGGCTGAAGCCGGGTGTAACCCACGCGGCGGCGGATGCGGCACTGCAGACGATGATGGAGCAGTTTCAGAAGGAGACGCCGAATCATTTTCCTACTGGCTCGTTCAAGGTGAATGTGCGCGGGTTGAATGATGATTTTCTGGAGCAGCTTGGAGGGACGCTGTCGCTGCTGTTTGCGGCGGTGGCGCTGCTGCTGCTGATTGGGTGCGGGAATGTTTCGATACTGCTGCTGGCGCGGGGAACGGCGCGGCAGCACGAGTTTGCGATAAGGTCGGCGATTGGGGCGGGCAGGCGGAGGATGATTTCGCAGTTGCTGACGGAGTCGCTGCTGTTGTCGCTGACGGGAGCGGCGTTGGGCGTGTTGCTGGCGTATGTTTCGCTGGCGAAGATTGTGGCCTGGCTGCCGAATGGTTCGTTTCCGCATGAGGCGGCGATTCATATCAATGTGCCGGTGCTTTGTTTCAGCGTGGCAGTGGCGATATTGACGGGCGTCTTGTTTGGACTGTGGCCGGCGCTGCAGCTTTCGCGGCCCGAGGTGAGCCAGGTGATGCAGTCGAGCACGCGCAAGGTTGCGGGAAGCGTGCAGGGCAGGCGGACGCTGAGCACGCTGATTGGGGGGCAGATTGCGTTGACGCTGTTGATGCTGACGGGCGCGGGCGCGGCGCTGGAGGGGTTTCTCAAGCTGATGAATACGCGGCTTGGGTATGATCCGCATAACATCATGTCGGTTGGAATACCGGTGCATGAGAACACGTTCAAGACGTGGGAGGAGCGATCGAATTACTTCGAGCATCTGCGGGAGAAGGTTGCCGCGGTGCCGGGGGTGGAGATTGCGGGGATTTCGACGAATGCCACGCCGCCGGACAATGGGAACAATACGAAGTTCGAGATTGTGGGCAAACCGACGACGGAAGAGCATCCGGGGCGGCTCAACTTTGTAAGTCCGGAGTATTTTCCGGCGCTGCGTATTACGCTGTCGCAGGGGCGCATCTGGGATGACGCGGAGAATCGGCGCGCTGCCAAGTTGGTCGTGGTTAATGAGAGCTTTGTGCGGAAGTATTTTTCGGGCGGAGACGCGTTGGGGCAGTTGATCCGGGTTCCGGCGCAGGATAATCCGCCGTTCAATCTATTGGCGCCGGGTGCGAAGGACGCGGGCGATTTTGCAACGCTGCGTGTTGTGGGCGTGATTGAAGATAAGCGCGATGATGGCTTGCGCAAGCCGATTCAGCCGGAGGCTTTTGTGCCTTACACGCTGTTTATGCGGATGTGGACGCAGATTCTGGTCAAGACGAAGGTGCCTCCGCTGACGCTGCTGCACGAGATTCAAAAGCAGATTGTTTCGGTGAATGCCGATCAGCAGACGGCGGGCGATGTGCAGGATCTGGAGCACTGGATTATGGGAACGACCGAGTATCAACAGGGGAATCTCATCAGCTGGCTATTTGGCTCGTTTGCTGTTCTGGCGCTGGCGCTGGCCGCGGTGGGGCTGTACAGCGTAGTTGCGTATTCGGTGGTGCAGCGGACGAACGAGTTTGGCATTCGCATGGCGCTGGGGGCGCAGCGCGGCCATGTGCTGAAGATCGTCTTTTACTCGATTTTGGTGAGTGTTGGCGGCGGAGTGATTGCAGGGCTGGTGCTGGCTTTGGCGCTCAACAAGGTCGTGGCGCAATGGGCGGAGGGATCGTCGCGCGATCCGCTGATGCTGGTGGGCGCGACGTTGGTGCTGAGCGGGGTGGCAGCCGTGGCCTGCGCTATTCCGGCACGGCGGGCTTCGAGGGTCGATCCGATGGTGGCGCTGCGGTATGAGTAA
- a CDS encoding RNA polymerase sigma factor, with product MSSTPAVLAGWMEIPTTPEMKPFGHSGHPAESRAESKAEEAAVAIAALVDEYAGTLYRVAYSVLRNAADAEDAVQETYLRVLRHRDGLAEIREPRVWLVRIVWNVVLDRKRRAKTRPETDDIADLARLLPASGLSAEERVASAQHHEHVLRAVGQLPEKEQRVLILSAFEELSSVEIAQILGTTESTIRSRLFRARKLLANLLGPARGRMQGQIQGQGTRQPASESPRESGSAQ from the coding sequence ATGAGCAGCACTCCCGCAGTACTCGCAGGCTGGATGGAGATCCCGACGACACCTGAGATGAAACCGTTCGGACATTCCGGCCATCCGGCTGAGTCGAGAGCTGAGTCTAAGGCTGAGGAAGCCGCGGTTGCAATTGCGGCGCTTGTGGACGAGTATGCCGGGACGCTGTATCGCGTGGCGTACTCGGTGCTGCGGAATGCGGCGGATGCGGAAGACGCGGTGCAGGAGACGTATCTGCGTGTGCTGCGGCATCGCGATGGGCTGGCGGAAATTCGCGAACCGCGAGTGTGGCTGGTGCGCATCGTATGGAATGTGGTGCTAGACCGGAAGCGCCGCGCGAAGACCCGGCCTGAAACCGACGACATCGCCGATTTGGCGCGCTTGCTGCCTGCATCGGGGCTGAGCGCGGAGGAGCGGGTGGCGTCGGCTCAGCATCATGAGCATGTGCTGCGGGCTGTCGGCCAGTTGCCGGAAAAGGAGCAGCGGGTGCTGATTCTGTCGGCGTTTGAAGAGCTTTCCAGCGTGGAGATTGCGCAGATTCTTGGCACAACGGAATCGACGATTCGCTCGCGGCTTTTCCGCGCCAGGAAGCTTTTGGCCAACTTGCTTGGCCCGGCAAGGGGCCGAATGCAAGGCCAGATACAGGGTCAGGGAACGCGCCAGCCGGCAAGCGAGTCGCCAAGGGAATCGGGGAGTGCGCAATGA
- a CDS encoding VOC family protein, producing the protein MSQAEQPAETTPAPLTDNVKSCVALLMVTDMERSLAFYVDGLGFKITNRWLPDGHLRWCWMQLGTAALMLQQAMPPTLEKMTANGKLDNGMSLYFQCEDALAIYRRAKDRGVAGREPQVGNFNWEVSLHDPDGYSIHFCSPTDLPEETLLSEIEK; encoded by the coding sequence ATGAGCCAGGCCGAACAACCCGCCGAGACAACACCTGCCCCGCTAACCGACAACGTCAAGTCATGCGTGGCCCTGCTCATGGTCACCGACATGGAGCGCTCGCTCGCGTTCTACGTAGACGGCCTGGGCTTCAAAATCACCAACCGCTGGCTCCCCGACGGCCATCTCCGCTGGTGCTGGATGCAGCTCGGCACAGCCGCTCTCATGCTCCAGCAAGCCATGCCCCCGACCCTCGAAAAGATGACCGCAAACGGAAAGCTCGACAACGGTATGTCCCTATATTTTCAATGTGAGGACGCCCTCGCCATCTACCGGCGCGCCAAAGACCGCGGCGTCGCCGGACGCGAGCCGCAGGTCGGAAACTTCAACTGGGAAGTCTCCCTCCACGACCCCGACGGCTACAGCATCCACTTCTGCAGCCCCACCGACCTGCCCGAAGAAACCCTCCTCTCCGAAATCGAAAAATAG
- a CDS encoding FAD/NAD(P)-binding protein, with product MKSRKTIAIIGGGVSGSLTAFHLIHQGTKARVIIIEPRPELGLGLAYSTPSLRHLLNVPAGKISALPKEPAHFLNWLRTHHDPHATAATFAPRAVFGRYIHSLVASVKGIEQVRATVVGYRQIGDCATLILHNGAELQANRVVLATGNFDPAQLPGISREATASGAYCHNAWLPETYDNLASDAPVTLIGTGLTAVDVVLRLRELGHSGPITAVSRHGVFPNRHADYTPITKSAIPAGTAPTCVAYLRALHCVIRSGVEWRAAIDSLRATTNDLWLALPIKEQRRFRRHLQRRWDVVRHRMAPPIADVIEAELAAGTLVIHEGSLESIEAAENGAIVTFRAPDGSDSLATARAINCTGPSMNYRRVESPLLRSLFAQGLVSAGPMGGGFNSTRSGALIGSDGEASPILFNLGPGRLGTLLESIAVPEIREQAVEVAKTLTAQLAAAEYPNSQPASHALGGEELDSETVAA from the coding sequence ATGAAATCCCGGAAAACAATAGCCATCATCGGCGGAGGGGTCAGCGGATCTCTCACCGCATTCCATCTCATTCATCAGGGCACGAAAGCCCGCGTCATTATCATCGAACCTCGACCGGAACTCGGCCTCGGCCTGGCATATTCCACTCCAAGTCTTCGTCACCTGCTCAACGTGCCGGCAGGCAAGATCAGCGCGCTGCCCAAAGAGCCCGCGCACTTCCTCAACTGGCTGCGCACGCATCATGATCCCCACGCGACCGCAGCGACCTTCGCTCCCCGCGCCGTCTTCGGCCGCTACATCCATTCCCTCGTCGCCAGCGTCAAAGGCATCGAGCAGGTGCGAGCCACGGTGGTGGGCTATCGCCAGATCGGTGATTGCGCGACCCTGATCCTCCACAACGGTGCGGAACTCCAGGCCAACCGCGTAGTCCTCGCCACCGGCAACTTCGACCCTGCCCAATTGCCTGGCATCAGCCGCGAAGCCACAGCAAGCGGGGCATATTGCCACAATGCCTGGCTCCCTGAAACCTATGACAACCTGGCCTCCGACGCGCCCGTGACCCTGATCGGCACTGGCCTCACAGCCGTGGACGTGGTGTTGCGGCTGCGCGAACTCGGCCACAGCGGCCCGATCACCGCAGTCTCGCGCCATGGCGTCTTCCCCAATCGCCACGCGGATTACACCCCGATAACCAAGAGCGCCATCCCTGCCGGAACCGCGCCAACCTGCGTAGCTTATCTGCGCGCCCTGCACTGCGTGATCCGCAGCGGCGTCGAGTGGCGAGCCGCCATCGACAGCCTCCGCGCGACCACCAACGACCTCTGGCTCGCGTTGCCGATCAAGGAACAGCGCCGTTTCCGCCGCCATCTGCAACGCCGCTGGGATGTAGTCCGCCATCGCATGGCCCCGCCCATCGCCGACGTCATCGAAGCCGAACTCGCCGCAGGCACGCTGGTCATTCACGAGGGAAGTCTTGAGAGCATTGAAGCCGCAGAGAACGGCGCCATTGTTACCTTCCGCGCGCCAGATGGCAGCGATAGCCTCGCGACAGCCCGCGCAATCAACTGCACCGGCCCAAGCATGAACTACCGCCGCGTCGAATCTCCCCTGCTGCGAAGCCTCTTCGCGCAAGGGTTGGTATCGGCCGGTCCAATGGGCGGAGGCTTTAACTCCACCCGCTCCGGCGCTCTGATCGGCTCTGACGGTGAAGCATCGCCCATCCTCTTCAACCTCGGCCCCGGCCGCCTGGGCACGCTGCTCGAGTCGATCGCAGTCCCCGAGATCCGCGAGCAGGCTGTGGAAGTCGCCAAGACCCTCACCGCACAGTTGGCGGCTGCAGAATACCCGAATTCCCAACCAGCTTCGCACGCACTAGGCGGCGAAGAGTTAGACTCCGAAACGGTGGCGGCATGA